Proteins encoded within one genomic window of Cydia pomonella isolate Wapato2018A chromosome 12, ilCydPomo1, whole genome shotgun sequence:
- the LOC133523857 gene encoding serine/threonine-protein kinase SBK1 isoform X1 encodes MNNGTRRALTGSIHKIREFELEKVCLVEEFDILQIVGEGWFGKILLVEHRASDTEIVLKALPKPYVSIRDFYREFHYGLHLSAHKNIVTTFDVAFETAGFYVFCQEYAPLGDLTSNMLDTGIGESHTKRVARQLSSALEHLHQRDLVHRDVKLDNVLIFKSDFSRIKLCDFGETRKVNSSVRRRNEWLPYSPPEVLKLPMDASYKALITHDVWQFGIVIFICLTGCLPWQKAAFDDPRYTSFYNWYNSSNPLKKQPKLWKMVSSRAQKMFKKFVEPREDKRAINFQELSRYYDDRWMAKGYTDRVAGSDIDELCPSMYSFHSDVNEKNILLKHFRDNGIETTVDRQAKKQRIRDWIQNSVIEEGDEDDEENPELMFDEETDEELQDTSRGHPIDESHRVTLRYDTEKHINPRTGEVIEGVKPPPEKNPLSYDVQNIEPVAPANVVRRYGVKEEGSSHSSTKDSAYGSMEGKLLGQTTQS; translated from the exons ATGAATAACGGCACAAGACGAGCCTTAACAGGCTCTATTCACAAAATTAGAGAATTCGAGTTGGAAAAA GTGTGTTTGGTTGAAGAATTTGACATACTGCAAATAGTCGGCGAAGGATGGTTTGGAAAAATACTTCTTGTGGAGCACCGAGCTTCCGATACAGAAATTGTACTGAAGGCCTTGCCGAAGCCTTACGTGTCCATACGAGACTTCTACAGAGAGTTCCATTATGGATTACACCTCAGTGCACATAAAAACATAGTAACTACATTCGATGTTGCTTTTGAGACTGCCGGATTTTACGTATTCTGTCAGGAATATGCTCCTTTGG gtGACCTCACATCGAACATGCTTGACACAGGAATAGGAGAAAGTCATACAAAACGAGTAGCGAGACAATTATCTTCTGCATTGGAACATCTTCATCAAAGAGATTTGGTGCATAGAGATGTAAAACTTGACAACGTCCTAATATTTAAGTCAGATTTTTCGCGAATAAAACTATGTGATTTTGGAGAGACCAGAAAAGTTAATTCGTCAGTGCGAAGAAGGAACGAATGGCTGCCCTATTCTCCTCCTGAAGTATTAAAATTACCCATGGATGCCAGTTACAA AGCGTTAATAACACACGACGTTTGGCAATTCGGAATTGTTATTTTCATCTGCCTCACGGGTTGCTTGCCGTGGCAAAAGGCGGCTTTTGATGACCCACGGTATACAAG CTTTTACAATTGGTATAATAGTTCAAACCCCTTGAAGAAACAACCAAAGCTATGGAAAATGGTATCATCAAGAGCCCAAAAAATGTTCAAGAAATTTGTAGAACCCAGAGAAGACAAGAGAGCCATTAATTTCCAAGAATTGTCAAGGTATTATGATGATCGATGGATGGCTAAAGGTTACACGGATAGAGTTG CGGGAAGTGACATAGATGAACTTTGCCCCTCAATGTATAGTTTCCACAGCGATGTCAATGAAAAGAATATCCTTTTGAAACATTTCCGAGACAATGGTATTGAGACGACAGTTGACCGTCAAGCCAAAAAACAAAGGATACGCGATTGGATTCAGAATAGTGTCATTGAAGAAGGGGATGAAGAT GACGAAGAAAATCCCGAGCTGATGTTTGATGAAGAAACTGACGAAGAACTTCAAGATACATCTCGAGGACATCCAATTGATGAAAGTCATCGAGTTACATTGCGTTACGATACTGAAAAACATATAAATCCTAGAACTGGTGAAGTAATCGAAGGAGTTAAACCTCCACCTGAGAAAAACCCTCTTTCTTATGATGTGCAAAACATTGAACCGGTAGCTCCAGCAAATGTCGTTCGAAGGTACGGGGTCAAAGAAGAAGGTTCATCTCATAGCTCCACAAAAGACAGCGCGTATGGGTCAATGGAAGGAAAA CTTCTAGGCCAAACAACCCAGTCGTAA
- the LOC133523857 gene encoding serine/threonine-protein kinase meng-po isoform X3: protein MLDTGIGESHTKRVARQLSSALEHLHQRDLVHRDVKLDNVLIFKSDFSRIKLCDFGETRKVNSSVRRRNEWLPYSPPEVLKLPMDASYKALITHDVWQFGIVIFICLTGCLPWQKAAFDDPRYTSFYNWYNSSNPLKKQPKLWKMVSSRAQKMFKKFVEPREDKRAINFQELSRYYDDRWMAKGYTDRVAGSDIDELCPSMYSFHSDVNEKNILLKHFRDNGIETTVDRQAKKQRIRDWIQNSVIEEGDEDDEENPELMFDEETDEELQDTSRGHPIDESHRVTLRYDTEKHINPRTGEVIEGVKPPPEKNPLSYDVQNIEPVAPANVVRRYGVKEEGSSHSSTKDSAYGSMEGKLLGQTTQS, encoded by the exons ATGCTTGACACAGGAATAGGAGAAAGTCATACAAAACGAGTAGCGAGACAATTATCTTCTGCATTGGAACATCTTCATCAAAGAGATTTGGTGCATAGAGATGTAAAACTTGACAACGTCCTAATATTTAAGTCAGATTTTTCGCGAATAAAACTATGTGATTTTGGAGAGACCAGAAAAGTTAATTCGTCAGTGCGAAGAAGGAACGAATGGCTGCCCTATTCTCCTCCTGAAGTATTAAAATTACCCATGGATGCCAGTTACAA AGCGTTAATAACACACGACGTTTGGCAATTCGGAATTGTTATTTTCATCTGCCTCACGGGTTGCTTGCCGTGGCAAAAGGCGGCTTTTGATGACCCACGGTATACAAG CTTTTACAATTGGTATAATAGTTCAAACCCCTTGAAGAAACAACCAAAGCTATGGAAAATGGTATCATCAAGAGCCCAAAAAATGTTCAAGAAATTTGTAGAACCCAGAGAAGACAAGAGAGCCATTAATTTCCAAGAATTGTCAAGGTATTATGATGATCGATGGATGGCTAAAGGTTACACGGATAGAGTTG CGGGAAGTGACATAGATGAACTTTGCCCCTCAATGTATAGTTTCCACAGCGATGTCAATGAAAAGAATATCCTTTTGAAACATTTCCGAGACAATGGTATTGAGACGACAGTTGACCGTCAAGCCAAAAAACAAAGGATACGCGATTGGATTCAGAATAGTGTCATTGAAGAAGGGGATGAAGAT GACGAAGAAAATCCCGAGCTGATGTTTGATGAAGAAACTGACGAAGAACTTCAAGATACATCTCGAGGACATCCAATTGATGAAAGTCATCGAGTTACATTGCGTTACGATACTGAAAAACATATAAATCCTAGAACTGGTGAAGTAATCGAAGGAGTTAAACCTCCACCTGAGAAAAACCCTCTTTCTTATGATGTGCAAAACATTGAACCGGTAGCTCCAGCAAATGTCGTTCGAAGGTACGGGGTCAAAGAAGAAGGTTCATCTCATAGCTCCACAAAAGACAGCGCGTATGGGTCAATGGAAGGAAAA CTTCTAGGCCAAACAACCCAGTCGTAA
- the LOC133523857 gene encoding serine/threonine-protein kinase SBK1 isoform X2: MNNGTRRALTGSIHKIREFELEKVCLVEEFDILQIVGEGWFGKILLVEHRASDTEIVLKALPKPYVSIRDFYREFHYGLHLSAHKNIVTTFDVAFETAGFYVFCQEYAPLGDLTSNMLDTGIGESHTKRVARQLSSALEHLHQRDLVHRDVKLDNVLIFKSDFSRIKLCDFGETRKVNSSVRRRNEWLPYSPPEVLKLPMDASYKALITHDVWQFGIVIFICLTGCLPWQKAAFDDPRYTSFYNWYNSSNPLKKQPKLWKMVSSRAQKMFKKFVEPREDKRAINFQELSRYYDDRWMAKGYTDRVAGSDIDELCPSMYSFHSDVNEKNILLKHFRDNGIETTVDRQAKKQRIRDWIQNSVIEEGDEDDEENPELMFDEETDEELQDTSRGHPIDESHRVTLRYDTEKHINPRTGEVIEGVKPPPEKNPLSYDVQNIEPVAPANVVRSF, encoded by the exons ATGAATAACGGCACAAGACGAGCCTTAACAGGCTCTATTCACAAAATTAGAGAATTCGAGTTGGAAAAA GTGTGTTTGGTTGAAGAATTTGACATACTGCAAATAGTCGGCGAAGGATGGTTTGGAAAAATACTTCTTGTGGAGCACCGAGCTTCCGATACAGAAATTGTACTGAAGGCCTTGCCGAAGCCTTACGTGTCCATACGAGACTTCTACAGAGAGTTCCATTATGGATTACACCTCAGTGCACATAAAAACATAGTAACTACATTCGATGTTGCTTTTGAGACTGCCGGATTTTACGTATTCTGTCAGGAATATGCTCCTTTGG gtGACCTCACATCGAACATGCTTGACACAGGAATAGGAGAAAGTCATACAAAACGAGTAGCGAGACAATTATCTTCTGCATTGGAACATCTTCATCAAAGAGATTTGGTGCATAGAGATGTAAAACTTGACAACGTCCTAATATTTAAGTCAGATTTTTCGCGAATAAAACTATGTGATTTTGGAGAGACCAGAAAAGTTAATTCGTCAGTGCGAAGAAGGAACGAATGGCTGCCCTATTCTCCTCCTGAAGTATTAAAATTACCCATGGATGCCAGTTACAA AGCGTTAATAACACACGACGTTTGGCAATTCGGAATTGTTATTTTCATCTGCCTCACGGGTTGCTTGCCGTGGCAAAAGGCGGCTTTTGATGACCCACGGTATACAAG CTTTTACAATTGGTATAATAGTTCAAACCCCTTGAAGAAACAACCAAAGCTATGGAAAATGGTATCATCAAGAGCCCAAAAAATGTTCAAGAAATTTGTAGAACCCAGAGAAGACAAGAGAGCCATTAATTTCCAAGAATTGTCAAGGTATTATGATGATCGATGGATGGCTAAAGGTTACACGGATAGAGTTG CGGGAAGTGACATAGATGAACTTTGCCCCTCAATGTATAGTTTCCACAGCGATGTCAATGAAAAGAATATCCTTTTGAAACATTTCCGAGACAATGGTATTGAGACGACAGTTGACCGTCAAGCCAAAAAACAAAGGATACGCGATTGGATTCAGAATAGTGTCATTGAAGAAGGGGATGAAGAT GACGAAGAAAATCCCGAGCTGATGTTTGATGAAGAAACTGACGAAGAACTTCAAGATACATCTCGAGGACATCCAATTGATGAAAGTCATCGAGTTACATTGCGTTACGATACTGAAAAACATATAAATCCTAGAACTGGTGAAGTAATCGAAGGAGTTAAACCTCCACCTGAGAAAAACCCTCTTTCTTATGATGTGCAAAACATTGAACCGGTAGCTCCAGCAAATGTCGTTCGAAG CTTCTAG